The proteins below are encoded in one region of Mesoplasma melaleucae:
- a CDS encoding glycosyltransferase family 2 protein — MLVSFIISSQAREDKLFKTINTLKKQTNDSYELIIIVDEPNTEKEAIDFIRDQFIENEKIMLIFNSKGQGESLNWNNGIELARGEYVSFLKEGDLINENYVQTIQNIIDANKAKIDLVEVQYEQSNLFEGDTQPLLETNKLYDLQSDKEVFAYITQEIYGKLFRSKFIKDFRITFKKNVRFDMLFLFMSLAHSRNFYLSGEVLFKHKVSVPKYSIFDIINQWPHVLNYYRRIGTYREFKDELNFASNYCMGYTFLNLSKRIQNPAIYKKSLSFVETKLDRKTKEFILQNAIFLENVNPDFTLRMENFSSFINEQLKKIG, encoded by the coding sequence ATGTTAGTTTCATTTATTATTTCTAGTCAAGCTAGAGAAGACAAATTATTTAAAACAATTAATACATTAAAAAAACAAACTAATGATTCATACGAATTAATAATAATTGTGGATGAACCAAATACAGAAAAAGAAGCAATCGATTTTATTCGTGATCAATTTATTGAAAATGAAAAAATTATGCTTATCTTTAACTCAAAAGGTCAAGGTGAATCATTAAACTGAAATAATGGGATTGAATTAGCACGTGGAGAATATGTTTCCTTCTTAAAAGAAGGAGACTTAATTAACGAAAACTATGTGCAAACAATTCAAAATATTATTGATGCAAATAAAGCAAAAATCGATTTAGTTGAAGTTCAATATGAACAATCAAATTTATTTGAAGGAGATACACAACCTTTATTAGAAACAAATAAATTATATGATTTACAATCTGACAAAGAAGTATTTGCATATATCACACAAGAAATTTATGGAAAACTATTTAGAAGTAAATTTATCAAAGACTTTAGAATCACTTTTAAAAAGAACGTAAGATTTGACATGTTATTTTTATTTATGTCACTTGCACACTCAAGAAACTTTTACTTATCTGGTGAAGTTTTATTCAAACATAAAGTTTCAGTGCCAAAATACTCAATCTTTGACATTATTAATCAATGACCACACGTTTTAAATTACTACAGAAGAATTGGAACATACAGAGAATTTAAAGATGAACTAAACTTTGCAAGTAATTATTGTATGGGATATACTTTCTTGAACTTATCAAAAAGAATTCAAAATCCAGCAATTTACAAAAAATCACTTTCATTCGTTGAAACTAAACTTGATCGAAAAACAAAAGAATTTATACTACAAAATGCCATTTTCTTGGAAAATGTAAATCCTGATTTCACATTAAGAATGGAAAACTTTAGTAGCTTTATTAATGAACAACTTAAAAAAATAGGTTAA
- the def gene encoding peptide deformylase, producing MSIKDYLLQSDTPTNKWLTKDNNKEVIRSISPKIADVENLTAEEELTMKKLIDFVVASQDKEFNYEGKADYLRPAVGLAAPQIGVNKDMFYIRFNLPDNKIEEYAMINTEYIAKSARLAALEEGEGCLSVDEDKQGIVPRSWIISVKGYDWLKKEWIELKLKDYRSIVFQHEMDHNIGKLYYDHINKDEPEFIGEDWVML from the coding sequence ATGAGTATTAAGGATTATTTATTACAAAGTGACACACCAACAAATAAATGACTTACAAAAGACAATAATAAAGAAGTTATTAGATCAATTTCTCCAAAAATTGCAGATGTTGAAAATTTAACAGCTGAAGAAGAATTAACAATGAAAAAGTTAATTGATTTTGTCGTTGCTAGTCAAGATAAAGAATTTAACTATGAAGGAAAAGCAGATTATTTAAGACCAGCTGTTGGTTTAGCAGCTCCTCAGATTGGAGTTAATAAAGATATGTTCTATATCCGCTTTAATTTACCTGATAACAAAATTGAAGAATACGCAATGATTAATACAGAATATATTGCTAAATCTGCTAGACTTGCTGCTCTAGAAGAAGGCGAAGGTTGTTTAAGTGTTGATGAAGACAAACAAGGAATTGTGCCTAGATCATGAATTATTTCTGTTAAAGGTTATGATTGATTAAAAAAAGAATGAATTGAATTGAAATTGAAGGATTATCGTTCAATTGTTTTTCAACATGAGATGGATCACAATATTGGTAAATTATACTATGACCATATTAATAAAGATGAGCCTGAGTTCATTGGTGAAGATTGAGTTATGCTTTAA